In Solanum lycopersicum chromosome 5, SLM_r2.1, the following are encoded in one genomic region:
- the LOC138348674 gene encoding uncharacterized protein, whose protein sequence is MSKVHEKFGHQVTYRKAWLGRQRTFTLVYGYFQKSFSELPKFFAAFQYFNPGTLVEWKHEESMNSPEVKTFKFVFWAFKPCIDGFQTCRLVISVDGTHMYGKYEIKLSIVVGNDGNDNIPLAFGIVDKETKEAWKWFFRKLSANVIKDREDICIISDRAKGILTSLSELWRLQEPWDFHRFCLRHLKINFQSQFSNRDLSNLMWRDATTHQVRKFEALMWEIQEENREAYEYLMRIPLDKRTVSHDNEKRWGVLTTNLLESFNGLLKKARGLPVTAMVRLPLEQIVEQYTRRCQKIHQLVEQKELWTSNFKKK, encoded by the coding sequence ATGTCTaaggttcatgaaaaatttggtcatcAAGTAACATATAGAAAAGCGTGGCTTGGGCGTCAACGCACATTTACATTGGTATATGGTTATTTTCAGAAATCATTTAGTGAGCTTCCAAAGTTTTTTGCAGCTTTTCAATACTTTAATCCTGGAACACTTGTGGAATGGAAACACGAAGAGTCAATGAATTCGCCAGAGGTAAAAACTTTTAagtttgtattttgggctttcaAGCCATGCATTGACGGGTTCCAAACTTGTCGTCTTGTTATTTCAGTAGATGGAACTCATATGTATGGAAAATATGAGATAAAATTGTCAATTGTTGTTGGAAATGACGGAAATGATAACATTCCTCTTGCGTTTGGTATTGTTGACAAAGAGACGAAAGAGGCATGGAAATGGTTTTTTAGGAAATTGAGTGCAAATGTGATAAAAGATAGAGAAGATATTTGTATTATCTCTGATAGGGCAAAAGGAATCTTGACTAGTTTATCGGAGTTGTGGCGATTGCAGGAACCTTGGGACTTTCATCGATTTTGTCTGAGAcatcttaaaattaattttcaatctCAATTTTCAAATAGGGACCTCAGTAATCTTATGTGGAGGGATGCTACAACTCATCAAGTAAGGAAGTTTGAAGCTTTGATGTGGgaaattcaagaagaaaatagagaagCATATGAATACCTCATGCGAATTCCATTGGACAAAAGGACTGTTAGTCATGATAATGAAAAAAGATGGGGAGTATTGACAACAAATCTTTTAGAGTCTTTCAACGGACTTCTAAAGAAAGCTCGAGGCTTGCCTGTCACTGCTATGGTTAGACTTCCATTGGAGCAAATCGTTGAACAATATACTCGTAGATGTCAAAAAATTCACCAACTTGTTGAGCAAAAGGAATTATGGACAAGCAATTTCAAAAAGAAGTGA